The following proteins come from a genomic window of Myroides odoratus DSM 2801:
- a CDS encoding four helix bundle protein, producing the protein MYTYYFEKLTVWQNARNATKDIYLLTREFPSEEKFGLVSQLRRAMASVTANIAEGISRLSTKDKKRMLNISYSSAIEVINFLILCLDLNLITEEEYLDLREKLECITNQIHSLQKNMKE; encoded by the coding sequence ATGTATACGTATTACTTTGAAAAATTAACCGTTTGGCAAAACGCTAGAAATGCAACTAAAGATATCTATTTACTTACAAGGGAATTTCCTTCTGAAGAGAAATTTGGCTTAGTTTCTCAATTAAGACGAGCTATGGCAAGTGTTACAGCAAATATCGCTGAAGGGATATCTAGATTATCTACTAAAGATAAAAAACGAATGTTAAACATCTCATATTCCTCGGCAATTGAAGTAATTAATTTTTTAATACTATGCTTAGATTTAAATTTAATTACAGAAGAAGAATACCTTGACCTAAGAGAAAAGTTAGAATGTATCACAAATCAAATTCATAGTTTACAAAAAAATATGAAGGAGTAG
- a CDS encoding efflux RND transporter periplasmic adaptor subunit yields the protein MKRIYITLFVFGTLSFVGCQDKKATEDTAVEQEADHDHEESSSKEVELNSTQMKAAGIVMGQLEDKNLSDVIKVNGQTELPPQNQADVTTFLSGTITQILVNIGDRVNKGQVLAVADSPEYIKLQEDYQISKNNLEYLELEYKRQQTLRAENVNSEKTYQKTKSELNIEKSRYQSLTNQLSLVGAGSSRTLKIVAPISGNVSAIPIRIGTNMVNGQTLFSIVDNSKIHLDLKIYEKDLPYVHEGQKVSFNLTNINKAEVTATIFSIGKAFEPGTKTVIAHANIEQVPDNLIPGLYVNALIDVGTNTVKALPNEAIVKADGREFIFIAEEGEAHEEHFHYKRVEVKTGVKELGFTQVDIIEKVPANYSIVTQGAYYLQSHLIKNEGGGGHSH from the coding sequence ATGAAAAGAATATATATCACTTTATTTGTTTTTGGAACCCTTTCATTTGTAGGTTGTCAAGATAAAAAGGCTACAGAGGATACAGCAGTTGAACAAGAAGCGGACCATGATCACGAAGAAAGTTCAAGTAAAGAAGTGGAGTTAAATAGTACGCAAATGAAGGCTGCAGGTATTGTCATGGGGCAGTTAGAAGACAAAAATCTATCGGATGTAATTAAAGTCAATGGACAAACGGAGTTACCACCTCAAAATCAGGCAGATGTCACTACTTTTTTAAGTGGAACCATTACGCAGATCCTCGTTAATATTGGTGATCGCGTCAACAAAGGACAGGTATTGGCTGTTGCCGATAGCCCTGAATACATCAAATTACAAGAAGACTATCAGATTTCAAAAAACAATTTGGAGTATTTAGAATTGGAATATAAGCGTCAACAAACACTTCGAGCAGAGAATGTCAATTCTGAAAAGACCTATCAGAAGACGAAATCAGAATTGAATATTGAGAAATCGCGTTATCAATCGCTAACCAATCAGTTGTCTTTGGTAGGAGCAGGTTCTTCTCGAACGTTAAAAATTGTCGCACCAATTAGTGGAAATGTATCCGCAATTCCGATTCGCATTGGAACGAATATGGTCAATGGACAAACGTTGTTTTCGATTGTGGATAACTCTAAAATACATTTGGATCTAAAGATTTACGAAAAAGATTTGCCTTATGTACATGAAGGACAGAAGGTATCTTTTAATTTGACAAATATCAACAAAGCAGAAGTAACAGCTACTATTTTTAGTATTGGGAAAGCGTTTGAACCAGGAACTAAAACGGTTATTGCTCACGCAAATATTGAGCAAGTGCCAGATAACTTGATTCCAGGATTATATGTAAATGCTTTGATTGATGTGGGAACAAATACTGTCAAAGCCTTGCCAAATGAAGCTATTGTAAAAGCAGATGGACGAGAATTTATCTTTATTGCTGAGGAAGGTGAAGCGCATGAAGAACATTTTCACTACAAACGCGTAGAAGTAAAAACAGGCGTAAAGGAACTGGGATTCACCCAAGTTGATATCATTGAAAAAGTACCTGCTAATTACAGTATTGTAACCCAAGGAGCTTACTATTTACAAAGCCATTTGATTAAGAATGAGGGTGGCGGCGGACATAGTCACTAA
- a CDS encoding HEAT repeat domain-containing protein, with the protein MRIQPLYDLQQEINRLFIAGSKFAKGDPRLQKHIAVLSKLGEKAPVFKKMATDIEDLIQADTQESAEKLMNLSNLLYAVLYTQGEFTVDEAEVTTQQPNLAIAEISTTYSYLQLKPVIEALTISNSGRLEVLKDAFERNLFQDSRTFQYLNRALADKYSELCEYVEETIIPSIGKPMLYFLVEGFKYEDKTEQVRRLRLLALLGYSDLQTVIDTIMAESLPALQAEAITILSADAKHEPLIISLAEDKNKLVREAVYQALAVLNTQSSLEKLKDVYVKNAKNKTNLQLVTKALSTSSMPFFFAEVMDQVVGAFETLIALDQETEDKKVGEAVERFILHLDVLKEKGQPEVFAFLAQVITNKQLGIVLTAKKAYLNYSVSNLFFAIEACLKTYDKAQVLEFYEQHIHRAFSSEYQSRWWFDYMEVAVQFYTPEKVYDIFGPRFGKDKALITPTALFHVYTDVYGYHYQNTEAIQVTGDKIDRRWIPLLFGYFDGKIRWDNTYNEVLLLLHTVEPINKELDKLLKELTLQIAPEEQITIFELLMEREVKDRFEVIYKAMDRFPKNSYYYALYRLMNNGFWTQFPKEYAPKFKEMFEKKKVDIYNQIAEEIAK; encoded by the coding sequence ATGAGAATTCAACCCTTATATGACCTCCAACAAGAAATAAATCGCTTATTTATAGCGGGAAGTAAATTTGCTAAAGGCGATCCTCGTTTGCAAAAACACATCGCTGTATTGAGTAAATTAGGAGAAAAAGCTCCCGTTTTTAAAAAAATGGCTACAGATATTGAAGATTTAATTCAAGCAGATACGCAAGAATCCGCAGAAAAATTGATGAATCTTTCCAATTTACTGTATGCTGTATTGTATACACAAGGGGAATTTACTGTAGACGAGGCAGAAGTAACAACACAGCAACCCAATTTAGCCATTGCGGAGATAAGTACCACATATTCTTATCTACAGTTGAAGCCAGTAATAGAGGCTTTAACGATTTCTAATTCGGGTCGATTGGAAGTTTTAAAAGATGCCTTTGAGCGCAATCTATTCCAAGATTCACGTACTTTTCAATATTTAAATAGAGCTTTGGCGGATAAGTATAGCGAACTGTGTGAATATGTTGAAGAAACGATTATTCCAAGTATTGGAAAACCAATGCTTTACTTTTTGGTCGAAGGATTTAAATACGAAGATAAAACTGAACAGGTTAGGCGATTGCGTTTACTTGCCCTATTGGGGTATAGCGATTTACAAACGGTAATAGATACCATTATGGCTGAATCTTTGCCTGCTTTACAGGCAGAAGCAATAACAATTTTAAGTGCAGATGCCAAACACGAGCCCCTTATTATCAGTTTAGCAGAGGACAAGAACAAATTAGTTCGAGAAGCGGTTTACCAAGCTTTGGCTGTACTGAATACCCAAAGTAGTCTTGAAAAACTGAAAGACGTTTACGTGAAAAACGCAAAAAATAAAACGAACCTTCAATTGGTTACCAAAGCATTATCCACTTCCTCCATGCCTTTCTTCTTTGCAGAAGTAATGGATCAAGTGGTGGGAGCTTTTGAAACGCTTATAGCCCTTGATCAAGAGACAGAAGATAAGAAAGTAGGGGAAGCTGTAGAGCGATTCATTCTCCATTTGGATGTGTTGAAAGAGAAAGGACAACCCGAAGTATTCGCTTTTTTAGCTCAAGTAATCACGAATAAACAATTGGGAATAGTATTAACAGCGAAAAAGGCCTATCTAAATTACAGTGTTAGCAATTTATTCTTTGCCATTGAAGCTTGTTTAAAAACCTATGATAAGGCCCAGGTATTGGAGTTTTATGAACAGCATATCCACCGAGCGTTTAGTAGCGAATACCAATCGCGTTGGTGGTTTGATTATATGGAAGTGGCTGTACAGTTTTATACTCCTGAAAAGGTGTATGATATATTCGGTCCACGATTTGGCAAAGACAAAGCCTTGATTACGCCAACTGCTCTTTTTCATGTGTATACTGATGTGTATGGCTATCATTATCAAAATACAGAAGCAATACAAGTTACAGGGGATAAAATAGATCGACGCTGGATTCCTTTGTTGTTTGGATACTTTGACGGTAAAATTCGCTGGGATAATACATATAACGAAGTGCTGTTGCTCCTGCATACAGTAGAGCCAATAAACAAAGAGTTGGACAAGCTATTGAAGGAGTTAACACTTCAAATTGCGCCAGAAGAGCAAATTACAATCTTTGAATTGCTGATGGAGCGAGAAGTAAAAGATCGCTTTGAAGTGATTTATAAAGCGATGGATCGCTTCCCGAAAAACTCGTATTATTACGCCCTTTATCGCTTGATGAATAACGGATTTTGGACGCAATTTCCCAAAGAGTATGCGCCTAAATTTAAGGAGATGTTCGAGAAGAAAAAGGTTGATATCTATAACCAAATTGCTGAAGAAATAGCGAAATAA
- a CDS encoding sulfite exporter TauE/SafE family protein: protein MEFDIIFYLCIIAFCAGFIDAIAGGGGLIQTPLGLALLPNIPVSSVIGTLKIPAFSGTAIAVRQYLKQTNIQWSYFLLLALLSCGSAFFGSYVLTIVNNDFMKPLLLIILIALWVFTYFKKDFTKKHLTEITKQKRYTYGIIISLVIGFYDGFIGPATGTFFIMGFIFLIGFDFFKASAYAKLINLFTNLGSIILFLIKGQILWSVALPMAVCNGIGGYFGAKMAILKGQQWVRYVFLFIMLIAIFRFGYEVVL from the coding sequence ATGGAATTCGATATTATATTCTACCTGTGTATCATTGCTTTTTGCGCAGGTTTCATTGATGCTATTGCCGGTGGTGGTGGATTAATTCAAACGCCCCTAGGCTTAGCTCTACTTCCGAATATTCCCGTTTCTTCTGTTATTGGAACACTTAAAATTCCCGCTTTCTCTGGAACAGCTATTGCAGTGAGGCAATACTTGAAGCAAACAAACATCCAATGGTCTTACTTCCTTTTATTGGCACTCCTTTCTTGTGGAAGTGCTTTCTTTGGATCTTATGTGCTAACCATCGTCAATAATGATTTTATGAAGCCTCTGCTTCTAATTATCCTTATCGCACTATGGGTATTTACCTATTTCAAAAAGGATTTTACCAAAAAACACCTCACGGAGATTACCAAACAAAAAAGATATACTTATGGGATTATTATTTCCCTCGTAATCGGTTTTTATGATGGGTTTATTGGCCCTGCAACGGGAACTTTCTTTATCATGGGATTTATCTTCCTCATTGGATTTGACTTCTTTAAGGCATCTGCTTATGCAAAGCTCATCAACTTATTTACGAATCTAGGCAGTATTATCCTATTCTTAATCAAAGGGCAAATTCTTTGGTCTGTAGCGTTACCCATGGCGGTATGCAATGGAATTGGCGGGTATTTCGGTGCAAAAATGGCCATCCTAAAAGGACAACAATGGGTAAGGTATGTTTTCTTATTTATTATGTTGATTGCTATTTTTAGATTTGGATATGAGGTTGTGTTGTGA
- a CDS encoding CusA/CzcA family heavy metal efflux RND transporter, giving the protein MLDKIIQFSIRNKFIVGLFVLGLIAVGSYSLVHLPMDTQPDITNNQVQIITSSPTLATQEVEQFITYPIEQAVKPIPNITELRSISRFGLSVVTVVFSEDTDIYWARNQINENLKAAEEVIPKNVGTPELAPVSTGLGEIYQYVVYAKEGYEEQYNSMELRTIQDWIIKPQLIGVKGVAEVNTLGGHLKQYEVSVQPDRLKSMNTSIIEIFDALEQNNENTGGAYIDKKPYAYFIRSIGMVQSMEDIEKIVVKTVNGTPILIRDVAEVKIGSSIRYGAVTKDGKGEDVSGMVMMLKNANTQEVVKLVKEKMTQIEKTLPEGVAIEPFIDRTKLIDKTVNTIQTNLIEGALIVVFVLVLLLGNWRAGLIVASVIPLSLLFAISLMKLFGVSGNLMSLGAIDFGLIVDGAVIIVEAIVHRLHIGKNRKLTQQEMNEEVYSAASKIRTSASFGEIIILIVYLPILALTGIEGKMFGPMAMTVSFAILGAFILSLTYVPMASSLFLKKEAGKTKPNFSDKLIDKLYSIYKPILEKAFKIKRFVLVVAFGLFALALVVFSKMGGEFIPTLDEGDLATHIIISSGSSLSQEIETTTKAEQILMENFPEVKMVISKIGSAEIPTDPMPMEAADMIIVLKEKKEWTSATTKEELIDKMEAALEQIPGVTTEFSQPIQMRFNELMTGVRSDVAIKVFGEDLDRLASIGDEINGMIANVPGVSSPKLERVTGLPQISIKYDKDKLALYGLKIADISQIIRAGFAGETTGLVYEGEKRFDLVVRLDQASRSDIENLKNFFVPLADGQQIPLSQLADIDYEDGPQQISREDGRRRIVLGFNVKGRDVKSVVHDIQAKLDAQLKLPDGYYLTYGGQFENLVEATNRLMIAVPIALALIFVLLYFTFKSVKQSLIIFTAIPLSAIGGVAALWLRDMPFSISAGVGFIALFGVAVLNGIVLIGQFNQLKEQGMDLYERIIEGTKIRLRPVLLTAAVASLGFLPMALSTSAGAEVQKPLATVVIGGLITATLLTLIVLPIIYYYEERGFKKSTKIQTLSLTLLALLAVGGAQAQEVKRLSLDEALALARENNQSLQASRANVLSQEQLVKTAYDIPKTEVSMGYGYLNGKAQRDMSLNVSQALSPFTYGKKKNILQKEYESAEIQLQGKTIAVEFEIKQTWENILYAQSKKKLLEQQFTLLKAFSKSAKLRYETGETTLMESNVAQAKEQEISVLLTQNNTFLQNEKSKIKTFLNLETDFELSERELIYDEHDPWADLNLEENNSLQLANKEIERVEATRKLEKSLLLPDVTVGYAIESEAGLRANGTNYGRELRIPSYTVGLSIPIFFGSQSKKIKAMKYSLEQAELEKSYLHKQLGESVQQQLEIINAQQSVIDYYKESALLNASIIQDHANKSYNNGDISYVEYIQSMETALNIQINYLDAVLQYNLGHNALHYLVNQ; this is encoded by the coding sequence ATGCTAGATAAAATCATTCAGTTTAGTATTCGTAACAAATTCATTGTAGGACTTTTCGTACTGGGACTTATCGCAGTAGGGAGTTACTCCTTGGTGCATTTGCCTATGGATACCCAGCCTGATATTACGAATAATCAGGTACAAATTATTACAAGCTCGCCAACGTTAGCTACGCAAGAGGTAGAGCAATTTATTACTTATCCCATTGAACAAGCGGTTAAGCCCATCCCCAATATTACAGAACTCCGTTCGATTAGTCGTTTTGGATTAAGTGTGGTGACCGTTGTTTTTAGTGAAGACACCGATATTTATTGGGCGAGAAATCAGATTAATGAAAATCTGAAAGCCGCAGAAGAAGTTATTCCTAAAAATGTAGGTACGCCAGAGTTAGCTCCAGTGAGTACAGGGCTAGGCGAAATTTATCAATATGTAGTGTATGCCAAAGAAGGGTATGAGGAGCAATACAACAGTATGGAACTTCGTACCATTCAAGATTGGATTATTAAACCTCAATTGATTGGGGTAAAAGGAGTGGCTGAAGTTAACACCTTAGGCGGACACCTAAAGCAATATGAGGTGTCTGTACAGCCAGATCGCTTGAAAAGTATGAATACCTCCATCATCGAGATTTTCGATGCCTTAGAGCAAAATAACGAAAATACGGGAGGTGCTTATATTGATAAAAAACCCTATGCTTATTTTATTCGCAGTATTGGAATGGTGCAATCCATGGAAGATATTGAGAAAATTGTGGTTAAAACAGTAAACGGTACTCCCATTTTAATTCGCGATGTAGCAGAGGTTAAAATTGGAAGTAGCATTCGCTATGGTGCCGTAACCAAAGATGGAAAAGGAGAGGATGTAAGTGGGATGGTGATGATGCTGAAAAATGCAAATACCCAAGAAGTAGTGAAATTGGTCAAAGAGAAAATGACGCAAATTGAAAAAACACTGCCTGAAGGGGTTGCGATTGAACCGTTTATTGATCGTACCAAGTTGATTGATAAAACAGTAAACACCATTCAAACAAACTTAATTGAGGGCGCCTTAATTGTAGTATTTGTTTTGGTTTTACTACTTGGAAATTGGCGTGCAGGACTAATTGTAGCTTCTGTAATTCCGTTGTCCTTGCTATTTGCCATCAGTTTGATGAAGCTATTTGGGGTCAGTGGAAACTTGATGAGTTTGGGAGCGATTGACTTTGGACTCATTGTCGATGGGGCTGTTATTATTGTGGAAGCCATTGTCCATCGACTGCATATAGGTAAGAATAGGAAACTCACCCAGCAAGAAATGAATGAGGAAGTGTATAGTGCGGCTTCAAAAATCAGAACGAGTGCTTCTTTTGGAGAGATTATTATTCTGATTGTTTACCTTCCAATCTTAGCCTTAACGGGAATTGAAGGAAAAATGTTTGGACCTATGGCAATGACGGTGTCTTTTGCTATTTTAGGTGCGTTTATTCTTTCTTTGACCTATGTTCCGATGGCTTCTTCTTTGTTCTTGAAGAAAGAAGCGGGAAAAACCAAACCAAACTTTAGTGATAAATTAATTGATAAACTCTATAGCATTTATAAACCAATTTTAGAAAAAGCCTTCAAAATCAAGCGATTCGTTTTAGTTGTTGCCTTTGGTTTATTCGCCTTAGCTTTAGTTGTGTTTAGTAAAATGGGAGGGGAGTTTATCCCTACCTTAGATGAAGGAGATTTAGCTACGCATATTATTATTTCTTCGGGAAGTTCGCTGTCCCAAGAAATTGAAACAACAACCAAAGCGGAACAAATCTTGATGGAGAACTTTCCTGAAGTGAAAATGGTGATTTCCAAAATTGGAAGTGCTGAAATTCCAACGGATCCAATGCCGATGGAAGCAGCGGATATGATTATTGTCCTCAAGGAGAAAAAAGAGTGGACATCAGCTACAACAAAAGAAGAATTGATTGATAAAATGGAAGCCGCTCTGGAGCAGATTCCAGGTGTTACAACTGAGTTTTCTCAGCCGATTCAAATGCGTTTTAATGAATTAATGACAGGAGTACGCAGTGACGTGGCCATCAAAGTATTTGGTGAGGATTTGGATCGTTTAGCGAGTATTGGTGATGAGATTAATGGTATGATTGCCAATGTTCCTGGAGTTTCAAGTCCGAAACTAGAACGTGTTACAGGTTTACCGCAGATTTCGATTAAATATGACAAGGATAAATTGGCGCTTTACGGATTGAAAATCGCCGATATCAGTCAGATTATTCGCGCGGGATTTGCTGGTGAAACCACTGGATTGGTATATGAAGGAGAAAAGCGATTTGATTTGGTGGTTCGTTTGGATCAGGCATCGAGATCAGATATTGAAAATCTAAAGAACTTCTTTGTTCCTCTTGCAGATGGACAACAAATTCCGTTGAGTCAGCTGGCTGATATTGATTATGAAGATGGACCACAGCAAATTAGCCGTGAAGATGGGAGAAGACGCATTGTGTTGGGATTCAATGTAAAAGGACGCGATGTTAAGAGTGTTGTACATGATATTCAAGCCAAATTAGACGCTCAATTGAAGCTGCCTGATGGCTATTATCTTACCTATGGAGGGCAGTTTGAAAACTTGGTGGAAGCAACCAATCGCTTGATGATTGCCGTTCCTATTGCCTTAGCGCTCATCTTTGTTTTACTGTATTTTACCTTTAAATCAGTGAAGCAATCCTTAATTATTTTTACTGCAATTCCATTATCCGCTATTGGAGGTGTTGCAGCACTGTGGTTGAGAGATATGCCTTTTAGTATTTCCGCAGGTGTAGGCTTCATTGCCTTATTTGGGGTGGCAGTACTAAATGGTATTGTATTGATTGGTCAGTTTAATCAACTAAAAGAACAAGGAATGGATTTATATGAACGAATTATAGAAGGAACCAAAATTCGCTTGCGCCCCGTATTGTTAACGGCTGCCGTTGCTTCTTTGGGATTCCTACCGATGGCATTGAGTACTAGTGCTGGTGCTGAGGTACAAAAACCATTGGCGACAGTGGTAATTGGTGGACTAATAACAGCGACGTTATTGACGTTGATTGTTTTACCGATTATCTATTATTACGAAGAAAGAGGATTTAAGAAATCAACAAAAATACAAACCCTTAGTTTGACCTTGCTTGCGCTTTTAGCTGTAGGTGGAGCACAAGCACAAGAAGTAAAGCGATTATCGCTGGATGAGGCTTTAGCATTAGCCCGTGAGAATAACCAAAGTTTACAAGCTTCTAGAGCCAATGTATTGAGTCAGGAGCAACTTGTTAAAACGGCCTATGATATCCCTAAAACAGAGGTGTCTATGGGGTATGGTTATCTCAATGGAAAGGCACAACGAGACATGAGCTTAAATGTCTCTCAAGCCCTAAGTCCTTTTACCTACGGGAAAAAGAAAAATATCCTGCAAAAGGAGTATGAGAGCGCTGAAATTCAATTGCAAGGAAAAACGATTGCAGTCGAATTTGAAATAAAGCAAACATGGGAAAATATCCTTTATGCGCAATCCAAAAAGAAATTGCTAGAACAACAGTTTACGCTGTTAAAAGCCTTCTCTAAATCTGCAAAATTGCGTTATGAAACGGGAGAAACAACGTTGATGGAAAGTAATGTGGCGCAAGCCAAAGAGCAGGAAATTAGTGTTCTACTAACGCAAAACAATACATTTTTGCAAAACGAAAAGTCGAAAATTAAAACCTTTTTGAACTTAGAAACAGATTTTGAATTGAGTGAACGCGAATTGATATACGATGAACATGATCCGTGGGCTGATTTGAATTTAGAGGAAAATAACAGCTTGCAATTAGCCAATAAGGAAATAGAACGCGTGGAGGCTACACGTAAGTTAGAAAAATCCTTGCTCTTGCCTGATGTAACGGTAGGTTATGCGATTGAATCGGAAGCTGGACTAAGAGCAAATGGAACAAATTATGGGCGGGAATTGCGTATTCCGAGTTATACAGTAGGTTTGAGTATTCCAATCTTCTTTGGTAGTCAATCCAAAAAAATAAAAGCCATGAAGTACAGCTTGGAACAAGCCGAACTAGAAAAGAGTTATTTGCACAAGCAGTTAGGTGAATCGGTTCAGCAGCAGTTGGAAATTATCAATGCACAACAATCTGTGATTGATTATTATAAAGAGAGTGCATTATTGAATGCTTCTATCATTCAAGATCACGCGAATAAATCGTACAATAATGGAGATATTTCCTATGTGGAGTACATTCAATCCATGGAAACGGCATTGAACATACAGATTAATTATTTAGATGCTGTATTGCAATATAATTTGGGACACAATGCCCTTCATTATTTAGTTAACCAATAA
- a CDS encoding SWIM zinc finger family protein, whose product MEITQNKIEELAPNAAAAKNGRDLLKKNKFSNLQISAEQNLIWGECAGSGKNPYRCSADYVDAMNPVFRCTCPSRQFPCKHALGLLYAYDEKSTAFETAEIPEDIASKRDKIEKKQEKKAQLKESIKEKAEKPKKINKAAFSKKVEAQLTGIELAQKILKDITLTGLSSLDTKMKRALAVQIKELGNYYINGIQTAFNHLLLELDAVREEEYTSVIDQVNFISALLKKSTEYLNKRKEDPEATPDLASAIEEQIGYTWTLIELMQYGLYEENANLLQLSFTSFDHFARREYVDEGIWLNLKTGKIYKTKNYRPYRATKYIKEDNSNFEVLQLNEIYIYPGDQNPRVRWEAENTNARALTEEDLAVIHAFGSINFAETIKEVKNTIKNPLMDKNPVVLLALEKAYLMGEHLVVEDALGNKLTLQDLPGETGLPSSNLKSILPAAAKGYTLTAMVNNDVQSGLFSIQPLSLITPNKIVRLLY is encoded by the coding sequence ATGGAAATAACACAAAATAAAATTGAGGAGCTTGCCCCCAATGCTGCTGCGGCAAAAAACGGGCGTGATCTTTTGAAGAAGAACAAATTTTCGAATTTGCAAATTTCAGCGGAACAGAACCTTATTTGGGGTGAATGCGCAGGAAGTGGTAAAAATCCGTATCGTTGTTCAGCAGATTATGTAGATGCGATGAATCCTGTATTTCGATGCACCTGCCCAAGTCGACAGTTTCCGTGTAAACACGCCCTTGGTTTACTGTATGCCTATGACGAAAAGAGTACGGCATTTGAAACTGCAGAAATTCCAGAAGATATCGCGTCAAAACGCGATAAAATAGAAAAGAAACAGGAGAAAAAGGCACAACTTAAAGAATCAATCAAAGAAAAAGCAGAGAAACCTAAAAAAATCAATAAAGCAGCTTTTAGTAAAAAAGTAGAGGCTCAGTTGACAGGAATTGAATTGGCTCAAAAAATACTCAAAGACATTACATTAACGGGGTTATCTAGCTTGGATACTAAAATGAAAAGAGCACTTGCTGTTCAAATTAAAGAGCTAGGAAACTATTATATCAATGGAATTCAAACAGCCTTTAATCATCTGTTATTAGAACTAGACGCAGTACGCGAAGAAGAATATACCAGTGTGATTGATCAGGTGAATTTCATTTCAGCTTTGCTGAAAAAAAGTACGGAATATTTAAATAAGCGCAAAGAAGATCCCGAAGCAACTCCTGATTTAGCATCCGCTATTGAAGAGCAAATAGGATATACTTGGACTTTAATTGAGTTGATGCAATATGGTCTGTATGAGGAGAATGCGAATTTGCTCCAACTGTCTTTTACGAGCTTTGATCACTTTGCGCGTAGGGAATATGTAGATGAGGGAATATGGCTTAATTTAAAAACGGGAAAAATATACAAAACGAAAAATTATCGTCCGTATCGTGCTACCAAATACATCAAAGAGGACAATAGCAATTTTGAGGTCTTACAACTCAATGAAATTTACATCTACCCAGGGGATCAAAACCCACGCGTTCGTTGGGAAGCAGAAAACACCAACGCACGTGCATTAACTGAAGAAGACTTAGCTGTGATTCACGCTTTTGGTAGTATCAATTTTGCAGAAACGATTAAAGAGGTAAAAAACACCATTAAAAATCCGTTGATGGATAAGAATCCAGTGGTTCTTCTTGCACTAGAAAAAGCATACTTGATGGGAGAGCATCTGGTAGTGGAAGATGCGCTAGGCAATAAGCTGACTTTACAAGATCTACCAGGTGAAACAGGCCTGCCTTCTTCGAATTTAAAGTCAATCTTGCCCGCAGCTGCCAAAGGGTATACCTTAACGGCCATGGTGAATAATGATGTACAAAGCGGTTTGTTTTCTATTCAACCCTTGTCTTTGATTACCCCTAACAAAATTGTAAGACTATTGTATTAA
- a CDS encoding AAA family ATPase produces MKPYYIFTGGPGSGKSTVLQALARLAYPTIPEVGRAIIQQQMQTEGDALPWLNKQRFFETMFDQSVLDYESHARETPLFFDRGLLDSIGYARLEHLDIQPNQLYIAEQMLYASPVFIFPPWEAIYTHDKERKQDFALAIQTYEVMHATYKESGYQLVEVPCTTIEERVEFILEYLHLKP; encoded by the coding sequence ATGAAACCATACTATATTTTTACTGGAGGTCCTGGTAGCGGCAAGTCTACTGTGCTCCAAGCCCTAGCTCGTTTAGCTTATCCAACTATACCTGAAGTAGGACGCGCTATTATTCAACAACAAATGCAAACAGAAGGCGATGCACTTCCGTGGTTAAATAAACAACGCTTTTTTGAGACGATGTTTGATCAATCTGTGCTCGATTATGAGTCGCATGCTCGTGAAACGCCGCTATTCTTTGATCGGGGCTTACTCGACAGTATTGGATATGCGCGTTTGGAACACTTGGACATACAACCCAATCAGCTGTATATAGCCGAACAAATGCTTTATGCTTCTCCTGTATTTATCTTCCCGCCTTGGGAAGCTATCTACACCCATGATAAGGAGCGCAAACAAGATTTTGCCCTTGCCATTCAAACGTATGAAGTCATGCATGCAACATATAAAGAATCTGGTTATCAACTAGTTGAAGTTCCGTGTACTACTATTGAAGAACGCGTCGAATTTATCCTTGAATATCTGCATTTAAAACCGTAG